ctaagtattgttgtttgacggtagaatacccgatgagtgagtggtacctacccaaagaggcttgcacaaaaccctaccaccgaGAAACTACCACCAccatagactctaagctccaatagGGACCCCACATAAATAGATTGACGACTAGATTCAGCTCTTCAGCTTCTCTTTAGGCTCTTGACTGatcattgattgatttttgtattacagAAGAGAGCTATTCGTGCAATCTATAAACTGGACCCAAAAGTTTCATTAAGATGTAAaagttaaagaaattaaaataatgactgtcgtttgtcaatttgtttttgatagtgTATTTTCCCAGAAAATTTGACGTACATTTTAGCtattaataagcaagtgtaacgctatattgaataaagatttttgactgtGACTTTATGTTACGTAgcattattaattaagtattattaagagggaaaattagtttttttgtaTGTAGTAGGTGAACTCCGAAAATATTGATccaattcaaaaaaataactaatagaaatctacattattcctgagtgctgtaaggtataaattatatgattatcaTTTCATTTTGTGTATTACCTAATAAATTACATCCTtgcgaagtcgggacgggacgcctagtattttaatacaaaaggcTAAACTATCGATCCGCCTACCTAGTTATTCGCTTTATGTGTGAATACGTATTAAGCAACAGAAACCCTTATTTTTccacatttttatcaaatatcatGTACTGAATTAAAGCAAATACTACATATATTTCCTCAAATTTTAAAGAGTACCTACTGTGATTGATCAAAAAGTCTCTGAAGTTAATTCGGAGATCGACTAATAATTGCAACAAAGCTTACATAAACATAGTAAacgatatcttaaaaaatattacacaaaatacACAAGCTACGTCTATATGGAAACAATAAGCTATCATTATAAGTGACCTAATAATGGAATTATTAgtttaacagaaaaataaatttattaggtacgattcaaaagtctatttgaataacaacatattaatttaacaattattcattgatatatttgattaattctGAGTCGATGTCATGCGAATtcgaaaaaacaaacaaaccagttacatatttataatattagtaggtttCATTTTTTAGgtatctaaatattaatacaacaatatttagaattttatgaaacttgaataattcattaatgATATATAGTAATCATTGTATATCGAgctatttatcattttaatcggCGATAAGATGTCCTCAATCTCCATTTCGGcgtgtaataatttaaacattcgtTTGTGTTTCATAGGTCAAAGACAACCAAAATGGTGAGCAAAGTAATGTAACCTTGTAATTGTAATGTAAAGTATTTGTTTCCTTTAAAGTAAATTGGTAtaagtataaagtataattaataaaagaaaaaatcgtaaagtttaaaattttgaaagtatcagaatttaattaaacgcGGCTTAATAATGTAGAAAACATTTACAGTCGAGCAAGAGATgagtaaattatacaatttgttctttttctattaaaaatctCTTACTTCACATTCTTCGCTTAAGCTTCAAGTGTTCTATCTTTCCAATGATCTATAACCACGGCTCTCAGTTTAATATCTCGGTTCCCTTATATAATCgtaattaaatacgtaaatatttcaGATAAAGTTATGCGTGTTAATGAGCATTCTGACCTTAACATGGGCTGAACCTCGTCTGATAGATCCTCCTCTGCGAGTAGATCTTCAACCCCCAGAAGATTTTCGGTCTCTATCATCTGGAAATGTTAAGACAGCCTGGATTAATATGCCTATTGATCATTTCGATCCACAAAACAAGGATACTTATCGAATGGTAAGTAGgtacttaaatgtttattttaatttaacttgatatatatttcgttttgatTAGACTTCAAATCATTTTGCTacaaataattaactatatttattcaattattttgtgagaaacaaaaaaaactagCTCATTCTATATTGCTTTAAAGCAGTACCGTATGTTCTTATTGTCTTAAGGTAATAAGAACATGAGGTACCCTACCTATTTTCAACTGTAGTAGTAGTTAAACAAACTAGTAagatatattcctaacaataCCTAACACTAAACTATTTACCTCACACAACGGAATCTATTATCTGAATATTGTTCCTGTAATTTCATGAGCTCAGTGACACTAAGTTGACATGAATAAGTGGGTGGTATACACTTatataggcttgcacaaaatggGTGGATAATCTTACAACcagattttaagttaaaatattgtcatttcaGCGATTTATGTTTAATGAAGAATTTTTTGGTGGAAAGGACTaccctatatttatattagtaggcGGTGAATGGGACATAGTACCAGGATGGTTGCAAGGCGGAAACATGTACCTTATGGCTCAAGAGAACAAAGGGTACCAGATATACACTGAACATAGATTTTACGGAGAGAGTCTGCCCTACAAGTAAGGAATATTTCTACAGAAATACTTACTTAATATCTTTTTACCGGCGCTACCTTGGGTTAGAATCCAAGACCGCAGAATCTATGGCCTTATATCAGGTCACTTGAACAACGAGAGTTTCaaaaaacttacataaatatgtcatcaataatacataatcatttcaaaaacaatttaatttaacagcgcttgtaacaatttaatttaacgtattataattagtcacaaatatttatttcagaaactTTACTACAGAAAATCTTCGATTCTTAAACGTAGATCAGGCATTAGCCGATCTCGCATACTTCATAAAAGAAATCAAGAAAGGGCCAAGATTTACTAACAGCAAAGTGATATTATACGGCGGTTCGTACGCTGCTAACATGGTGCTGTGGTTCAAACAAAGGTACCCACACTTGGTTGTAGGTGGAGTTGCGTCGAGTGGGCCTATAATGGGGAAAGTGGATTTTAGAGGTCAgagttattttgaaatttacaccttgatattttaaatttagttacttATTACTAGAACGTACTTAGAACgttattactttatttgtttatttttaaacaggcgaaataaataattttaaaacacaattcaaataataattaagtattagaACCTGTTAGGAATACATCCTTTTAGTAAAATCGTCGAAGTCTAAATCACATTGTCTTTCATTAGagatagtatatgtatataatatttgacagaaGAGACGCAGAAGGCTATGTTAGAGTAGGGTCTATGCTGGGGTACTCTATAACCTGTAGTAATAATCAGTAGGTACATAGTGTTTTTAGGAACCAAACCAGATTAAGAACAAATAGTgataaatctatataatctacttttaaactttcgtaattaaaatgtttaattatgaaaCTTTTCCAGAGTATTTGGAAGTAGTCCACGATGCATTTTTATCTGAAGGCGGAGAAGAGTGTATGTCTGTTATAAATCAAGGAATAAGTGATACCATCGCCGCCTTAGCCACAGAATCCGGACGACAGTCCATACAACGAGCGTACAGGTAACACGATTATGTTTTAGTAgttgttgaaattaaaacagataattGAGTGAGGTACGAATTAAGTAATTTctagtttttattatgaaataatagtgATGTTTTACAGTGCCCcgtacaaataataatactcttctatattttaaaaatgagaaGAAGGAATTttagttagattttttattgttcataCAAACGTTCTTTACTTAGACTGTGCTCTCCACTGGTCCATACGAACGAGTATGATCTGGGCTATTTTTCGGGACTCATCAGCTGGACGTTCTCCACGTCAGTGCAGCAGGCGCGTCCTAGCACTCTAACCGCTATCTGCAGGAACTTTGTTTCTAACGGTTATGGTAATATCGCAATTGTGTATTATTTTCACACTAAACGCTTTTATGTGTTTCGTCTTTATAGATTATTTGATTTGGCTAGCTTATGCACAAAATCCCCACGGTTTTCATGTAGGATCACCCTGATAAAACTATTGAGGTTTTTCAAGAAAGTGCTGAGGCTCTTTAAGGAAGTGCTCTTAAGAtattattcatgttttattattttaggttcAACTCCGATGGAACAGATTGGAAATTACATAGCTATAACTCGAAATCTTGGCGACAATTGTTGGCAAATGGACTACGAGTCATATGTTGAGAGATATCGCAATGAAAACTCTAATTGTAagcaatatattcaaattttccattagtaatttattttaaatataaagtaggagcaattaatttcttttaagtctctttttgtagtttttaaatattttgttagaaatATGTCAAACcagtaaaaatagtaaattgtatatggaaaaatgttaaaacattcTTGAACAGATTGACGACTATAAGAATTAATACTTTAACAAAGTGAATTAACAATTAAAGAAGACTaaagaatattgaaaataaa
This DNA window, taken from Vanessa tameamea isolate UH-Manoa-2023 chromosome 7, ilVanTame1 primary haplotype, whole genome shotgun sequence, encodes the following:
- the LOC113401282 gene encoding putative serine protease K12H4.7, which gives rise to MIKLCVLMSILTLTWAEPRLIDPPLRVDLQPPEDFRSLSSGNVKTAWINMPIDHFDPQNKDTYRMRFMFNEEFFGGKDYPIFILVGGEWDIVPGWLQGGNMYLMAQENKGYQIYTEHRFYGESLPYKNFTTENLRFLNVDQALADLAYFIKEIKKGPRFTNSKVILYGGSYAANMVLWFKQRYPHLVVGGVASSGPIMGKVDFREYLEVVHDAFLSEGGEECMSVINQGISDTIAALATESGRQSIQRAYRLCSPLVHTNEYDLGYFSGLISWTFSTSVQQARPSTLTAICRNFVSNGYGSTPMEQIGNYIAITRNLGDNCWQMDYESYVERYRNENSNSRAWYYQTCTEYGYYQTAPRSRTVFDQLRWLSVHFYVDLCQQVFDQRFDEAFVYDAVERVNLVFGGLQPDVNNTINIHGSVDPWHALGVHDRDLKDGSPTITVPRASHCFDMGNWRTTDTIRMTNAQQAARRLVAQWLSETV